A window of Corallococcus macrosporus DSM 14697 contains these coding sequences:
- a CDS encoding HmuY family protein, which yields MSRLAPRSSFLGRAVAALLLAGSLSACGDDLELPPDPQNPDPQNPGEQEEDAPVNGTHTTHVANGDGSYTTAVNATGSSEWIGLDLDNGTQVSKETDAAWDVAFQRFNILSRGGVSGSGDVAVAVLTETDFAQVTQAPADGYLVDAEDGEDRGTDPDSAFNVGDGWYAYDMSTHALSARRNVYVVRSDEGAYFKIALQSYYDDAGTPGMLSFRWAKVPAPASAGSALAQPSQH from the coding sequence ATGTCCCGTCTTGCTCCCCGCTCTTCCTTCCTGGGCCGCGCCGTCGCCGCCCTGCTGCTGGCCGGCTCGCTGTCCGCCTGCGGTGATGACCTCGAGCTGCCGCCCGACCCGCAGAACCCCGACCCGCAGAACCCCGGTGAGCAGGAGGAAGACGCGCCGGTGAATGGCACGCACACCACGCACGTGGCCAACGGCGATGGCTCGTACACCACCGCGGTGAACGCGACGGGCAGCTCGGAGTGGATTGGCCTGGACCTGGACAACGGCACGCAGGTCAGCAAGGAGACGGACGCCGCCTGGGACGTGGCCTTCCAGCGCTTCAACATCCTCTCCCGGGGAGGCGTGAGCGGCAGCGGCGACGTGGCGGTGGCGGTGCTCACCGAGACGGACTTCGCGCAGGTGACGCAGGCGCCCGCGGACGGCTACCTCGTGGATGCCGAGGACGGCGAGGACCGGGGCACGGACCCGGACAGCGCCTTCAACGTGGGCGACGGCTGGTACGCGTACGACATGTCGACGCATGCCCTTTCGGCGCGCCGCAACGTTTATGTCGTCCGCTCGGACGAGGGCGCCTACTTCAAGATTGCGCTGCAGTCCTACTACGACGACGCGGGCACGCCCGGGATGTTGTCGTTCCGTTGGGCGAAGGTGCCCGCTCCCGCCTCCGCTGGCAGCGCCCTGGCGCAGCCGTCCCAGCACTGA
- a CDS encoding TonB-dependent receptor plug domain-containing protein, translating into MSWRGCLLFAACSLPWAAWGSDSEAPAGEAAATGVTSPGAQSVPADARQAAPLEPEEVRGARTVVTASRSPERLEDSAVATEVITRADILASGARDASELLAAHPGLQVTQTFAGATVQLQGLSPEYVLVLVDGERVAGRVAGSVDLSRLSTEDIEQVEVVKGPSSVLYGSDAVAGVVNLITRRARRPLGAELRASYGNMQRLELDATGEAKGEDWGLRLSGGLARRDAYHLDPASIGTTGSSLDGIDVSAGGDWRAGDSATVQANATYARRVQRGVDVGVTGAIFDRAARDDSLSARLSPRWTLSNGAVLRVDGAYAWFNRRYLRDQRRSNALDTIEDTREQQGRLGAQLDAKLGQSHAFVAGAELLGEWLQADRLGDDGRGRRGRVSLYAQDNWTLVPRLKLTLVPGARVDTDTQFGTAVTPRLAARMDPASWLTLRGSYGWAFRAPGFQEMLLDFENPSVGYMVRGNPDLRPERSRSFNLSVEVKPAGSSLLWVSAFQHNLQDMIGVSTEMSGPQQLFTYVNIARARVRGGEVGIRQQLPGRVSAELGYTLTAGRAEETGLALEGQARHRLTAQATWRHRVTGLEAWVRGALVGPRPFYPDTDGDGVANPYDAKTYVTVDARLGWRMREELQFFVLGTNLANAGNPTDLPIPPRAIQAGISARL; encoded by the coding sequence ATGTCGTGGCGTGGGTGTTTGCTCTTCGCGGCCTGTTCCCTGCCGTGGGCGGCGTGGGGCAGTGACAGTGAAGCGCCTGCCGGTGAGGCGGCTGCCACCGGGGTGACCTCGCCCGGCGCGCAGTCCGTTCCAGCGGATGCGCGCCAGGCGGCGCCGCTCGAGCCAGAGGAGGTTCGGGGCGCGCGGACGGTGGTGACGGCGTCGCGCTCGCCCGAGCGGCTCGAGGACTCGGCGGTAGCCACGGAGGTCATCACCCGCGCGGACATCCTGGCCAGCGGAGCGCGGGACGCGTCGGAGCTGCTCGCCGCGCACCCCGGGCTCCAGGTGACGCAGACCTTCGCGGGCGCGACGGTGCAGCTCCAGGGCCTGTCGCCGGAGTACGTGCTGGTGCTGGTGGACGGTGAGCGCGTCGCGGGCCGCGTGGCCGGCAGCGTGGACCTCTCCCGCCTGTCCACCGAGGACATCGAGCAGGTGGAGGTCGTGAAGGGCCCCTCGTCGGTCCTCTACGGCAGCGACGCGGTGGCCGGCGTGGTGAACCTCATCACCCGCCGCGCGCGCCGGCCGCTGGGCGCCGAGCTGCGCGCGTCCTACGGCAACATGCAGCGGCTGGAGCTGGACGCCACGGGCGAGGCGAAGGGGGAGGACTGGGGCCTGCGGCTGAGCGGCGGCCTGGCGCGGCGGGACGCGTACCACCTGGACCCGGCGAGCATCGGCACCACGGGCAGCAGCCTGGATGGCATCGACGTGTCCGCGGGTGGCGATTGGCGCGCCGGCGACAGCGCCACGGTGCAGGCCAACGCCACCTACGCCCGGCGGGTGCAGCGCGGCGTGGACGTGGGCGTGACGGGCGCCATCTTCGACCGCGCCGCCCGCGATGACTCGCTCTCCGCGCGGCTGTCGCCTCGCTGGACGCTGTCCAACGGCGCGGTGCTGCGCGTGGACGGCGCGTATGCGTGGTTCAACCGGCGCTACCTGAGAGACCAGCGCCGCTCCAACGCGCTGGACACCATCGAGGACACCCGCGAGCAGCAGGGCCGCCTGGGCGCGCAGCTCGACGCGAAGCTGGGCCAGTCCCATGCCTTCGTGGCCGGCGCGGAGCTGCTGGGCGAGTGGCTCCAGGCGGACCGGCTGGGCGACGACGGCCGGGGCCGGCGTGGCCGCGTGTCGCTCTACGCGCAGGACAACTGGACGCTGGTGCCGCGCCTGAAGCTCACGCTGGTGCCGGGCGCGCGCGTGGACACGGACACGCAGTTCGGCACGGCGGTGACGCCTCGGCTGGCGGCGCGCATGGACCCCGCCTCCTGGCTCACGCTGCGCGGCAGCTACGGCTGGGCGTTCCGGGCCCCTGGCTTTCAGGAGATGCTGCTCGACTTCGAGAACCCCAGCGTGGGCTACATGGTGCGCGGCAACCCCGACCTGCGTCCGGAGCGCTCGCGCAGCTTCAACCTGTCGGTGGAGGTGAAGCCCGCGGGCTCCTCGCTCCTGTGGGTGAGCGCGTTCCAGCACAACCTCCAGGACATGATTGGCGTCTCCACGGAGATGTCCGGTCCGCAGCAGCTCTTCACCTACGTGAACATCGCGCGAGCGCGCGTGCGCGGCGGTGAGGTGGGCATCCGCCAGCAGCTCCCCGGCCGCGTCTCCGCGGAGCTGGGCTACACGCTCACCGCCGGGCGCGCCGAGGAGACGGGGCTGGCGCTGGAGGGGCAGGCGCGCCACCGCCTCACGGCGCAGGCCACCTGGCGTCACCGGGTGACGGGCCTGGAGGCCTGGGTGCGCGGCGCGCTCGTGGGGCCTCGTCCCTTCTATCCGGACACGGACGGCGACGGCGTCGCCAACCCGTACGACGCGAAGACCTACGTCACCGTGGATGCCCGCCTGGGCTGGCGCATGCGCGAGGAGCTCCAGTTCTTCGTGCTGGGCACCAACCTGGCGAACGCGGGCAACCCCACCGACCTGCCGATTCCTCCTCGCGCCATCCAGGCCGGCATCTCCGCCCGGCTCTGA